One Nitrosopumilus sp. DNA segment encodes these proteins:
- a CDS encoding site-specific integrase — MSSRAVLLFENSIKSDSTRKTYNYCLRRFVDYYKLKGIDALLSVEPKPLQTMLEDYLFHLKKSVKVATIRTHFAAIELFCIVNDLDGVNFRKIRKMYPASEKIQGRNAWSTTDIQKILESTKELRTKTLIHFLASTGCRIGAIPDLKIGNLTEMPDDCLAVMFYEGTNDEYVGFLHPEAASYMRSYLERRSSDGEKLDKNHPLFRERYSIGIAKPRSISQPNLRTIIHRLVTSTALQREKTDGRFDVMTIHGFRKRFNTVLKLNKTINPAIIEKLMGHKINLDGVYLTPTRNDLFEEFKKGISDLTISDSERLKSRNKKLEVEKKNSENQSTKINELESKIDILTHKMELISKTQESK, encoded by the coding sequence ATGAGTTCCAGGGCTGTTTTGTTATTTGAAAATAGCATAAAATCCGATTCTACTAGAAAAACTTACAATTATTGTCTTAGAAGATTTGTAGATTATTACAAGCTAAAAGGAATTGATGCATTACTTTCAGTGGAACCTAAACCATTACAAACAATGCTTGAAGATTATCTGTTTCATTTGAAAAAATCAGTCAAAGTTGCAACTATCAGAACTCATTTTGCAGCCATTGAGCTATTTTGTATAGTAAATGATCTTGATGGAGTCAATTTTAGAAAGATTCGAAAAATGTATCCTGCATCTGAAAAGATACAGGGTCGCAATGCCTGGTCAACAACTGATATTCAAAAGATATTGGAATCTACCAAGGAACTACGTACAAAAACACTCATTCACTTTCTTGCTTCTACTGGGTGTCGAATCGGTGCGATACCTGATCTAAAAATTGGTAATCTAACTGAGATGCCCGATGATTGTTTGGCAGTAATGTTTTATGAAGGCACTAATGATGAGTATGTTGGATTTCTTCATCCAGAGGCTGCATCATACATGCGTTCATATCTTGAAAGAAGATCTTCTGATGGAGAAAAACTCGACAAAAATCACCCTCTATTCCGAGAACGATATAGTATAGGTATAGCCAAACCTAGGAGTATCAGTCAGCCCAATCTGAGAACAATTATCCATAGACTGGTCACATCCACAGCACTACAAAGAGAAAAAACTGATGGACGGTTTGATGTAATGACCATTCATGGGTTTAGAAAAAGATTCAACACTGTTCTCAAGCTAAACAAGACAATCAATCCTGCAATAATTGAAAAACTAATGGGACACAAGATTAACCTAGACGGTGTCTATCTTACACCAACACGAAATGATTTGTTTGAAGAATTTAAAAAAGGAATTTCTGATCTTACCATATCTGACTCTGAAAGATTAAAGTCTAGAAACAAGAAACTGGAAGTTGAAAAGAAAAATTCAGAAAATCAATCAACCAAAATTAATGAACTGGAATCAAAGATTGACATACTTACACACAAAATGGAACTGATTTCAAAAACTCAAGAATCTAAATAA
- the cofE gene encoding coenzyme F420-0:L-glutamate ligase produces MQIIPVHFEKEISPSDDLSDILLKFDNLNDGDIIVIAQKVISKQEKRLVSLSSVVPSLLAQGIASQYKKDPRIVELILSESKKIVRMSRGILIVETHHGFICANAGIDESNVEEGFVTLLPVDSDKSAQLIRKKIFERSGKNIAIIISDTFGRSFRLGQTNHAIGVSGLNPILDYEGTLDSFNKILRVTAIAVADELASSSELVMGKSLKCPFAIIRDYSFEFEECSIDKLIRPENEDLFR; encoded by the coding sequence TTGCAAATTATTCCTGTTCATTTTGAAAAAGAAATCAGTCCTTCTGATGATCTTTCTGATATTTTACTAAAATTTGACAACCTAAATGACGGGGATATTATAGTAATTGCCCAAAAAGTAATCTCCAAACAAGAAAAAAGATTAGTAAGCTTGTCCAGCGTTGTTCCTTCCTTGTTGGCTCAAGGGATCGCGTCTCAATACAAAAAAGATCCTCGAATTGTTGAATTGATTTTATCTGAATCAAAGAAAATTGTTAGGATGTCTCGTGGAATTTTAATTGTTGAAACTCATCATGGATTTATTTGTGCAAATGCTGGAATAGATGAAAGCAATGTTGAAGAGGGATTTGTAACTCTGCTACCCGTCGATTCTGATAAATCTGCACAATTAATTCGGAAAAAAATTTTTGAACGTTCTGGAAAAAATATTGCTATAATTATTTCTGATACATTTGGTCGTTCATTTAGACTTGGACAAACCAATCATGCAATAGGAGTATCTGGACTAAACCCAATTTTAGATTATGAAGGAACTTTGGATTCTTTTAACAAAATTTTGCGAGTTACTGCAATTGCAGTTGCTGATGAACTTGCATCGTCTTCTGAATTGGTGATGGGAAAATCTTTGAAATGTCCTTTTGCAATTATTCGTGACTATTCTTTTGAATTCGAAGAATGTTCTATTGACAAATTAATTCGTCCTGAAAATGAAGATCTTTTTAGATGA
- a CDS encoding multicopper oxidase domain-containing protein, producing the protein MDRNMIMIAALVSFGVAFGLWFIVSETPSVSYAENISIQNPPVTRTFTVFAEDTTIEIAPGKRIEAWTYNGTIPGPTLRATEGDRVIINFINNGKLPHTMHFHGDHNEKNDGVFQEVLPGDSYTYDFIAEPAGAFMYHCHVMPVSEHIRNGLYGAFIVDPKEGLEPAREYVLVKGEYDLENQETWTPDYVFFNGYADQYWTNPLPAKTNELVRLYYIDMGAIAAFGFHIHGTIFDTITSGIWENEPIKTQTWEVSPGNAAIFEAKWKEPGRYLFHLHGVPEEKGTMAYFDVRDASSDAVDGVDVAKTKSIDMWEWQQEIANSLQQPDPDAEITQTSVVSSDHGQHNVPTSDDVDTSQIVETTLCEVEEGSAVKSSNKSYYPKITQIKAGDTVTWTNKDISVHTVTSNDDIFDSGMMMSGDSFEQTFDEIGLYEYYCMLHPWMTGTVKAV; encoded by the coding sequence ATGGATAGAAATATGATCATGATTGCAGCACTAGTCTCCTTTGGAGTGGCGTTTGGTTTGTGGTTCATTGTTTCTGAGACCCCCTCAGTATCATATGCAGAAAATATTTCTATCCAAAATCCCCCAGTCACACGAACCTTTACTGTGTTTGCTGAAGATACTACTATCGAGATTGCACCTGGCAAACGAATTGAAGCTTGGACTTACAATGGAACCATTCCTGGTCCTACTTTGCGAGCAACTGAAGGTGACAGAGTAATAATCAATTTCATCAACAATGGCAAACTTCCACATACTATGCATTTTCATGGAGATCATAATGAGAAAAATGATGGTGTATTCCAAGAAGTACTTCCAGGCGATTCTTACACCTATGATTTCATCGCCGAACCTGCTGGGGCATTCATGTATCACTGTCATGTAATGCCTGTATCTGAACACATACGAAATGGATTGTATGGGGCATTCATTGTAGATCCTAAAGAAGGATTAGAACCCGCACGAGAATATGTCTTAGTTAAAGGAGAATATGATTTGGAAAATCAAGAAACATGGACTCCTGATTACGTATTTTTCAATGGTTATGCTGACCAATACTGGACAAATCCATTGCCTGCAAAAACCAACGAGCTAGTCCGATTATACTATATTGACATGGGGGCAATTGCAGCCTTTGGCTTCCATATCCATGGAACGATATTTGATACAATTACTTCGGGAATCTGGGAAAATGAACCAATCAAGACACAGACATGGGAAGTAAGTCCTGGAAATGCCGCAATCTTTGAGGCAAAATGGAAAGAGCCTGGAAGATACCTATTCCATTTGCATGGAGTACCAGAAGAAAAGGGAACTATGGCTTACTTTGATGTAAGAGATGCCTCTTCTGATGCAGTTGATGGCGTTGATGTTGCAAAAACTAAATCTATTGATATGTGGGAATGGCAGCAAGAGATTGCAAATAGTTTGCAACAACCTGATCCTGATGCAGAGATTACCCAAACGTCTGTAGTTTCATCTGATCATGGACAACATAATGTCCCTACGTCAGATGATGTTGATACTTCACAGATAGTTGAAACAACTCTTTGTGAAGTGGAAGAAGGCTCTGCAGTAAAGTCATCAAACAAATCATATTATCCAAAAATTACTCAGATAAAAGCTGGAGACACTGTTACATGGACAAACAAGGACATCTCTGTTCATACTGTTACAAGCAATGATGATATCTTTGATTCTGGAATGATGATGTCTGGTGATTCGTTTGAACAAACTTTTGATGAGATTGGTTTGTATGAATACTATTGCATGCTTCATCCTTGGATGACTGGAACCGTGAAAGCTGTGTGA
- the egtB gene encoding ergothioneine biosynthesis protein EgtB: MASNLELDSRNSLLQQFKETRNRTLELVKTLEKDDFVVQTAFFMSPPKWHIGHVSWIYEAIMSKIDTNYEFYSKEFSEYLNSYYQQFGVPHDKGLRGVVSRPTTDQIFQYFNTINQRVEKFIETQKLSEESAKMIVMGFHHECQHQELLVYDLQHLLAEQYRPVKKNEIPKTSEMEKKSVTIEGGIYTMGNNGKGFCYDIELPEHKVFLENYKIDIFPVTNEQYLEFIEDGGYSTYKYWLSDGWEKVKDNKWTSPMYWEKIDNIWYVRDFLGIRKINPKEPVCHVSFYEADAYCKWAGKRLPSEAEWEKAACWNKEKQEKTVFPWGNENPTSEKCNLLESYNWGCSEIGAYPDGISHYGCHQMIGDIWEWTSSEFTGYPGFKSGFDEYNDKWFTNQKVLRGGSFGTPKMSIRGSYRNFFRLDERWLFSGFRCAEDI, translated from the coding sequence ATGGCTTCAAATCTAGAGCTAGATTCAAGAAATTCACTACTTCAACAATTTAAAGAAACTCGTAATAGAACTTTAGAATTAGTAAAAACTTTAGAAAAAGATGACTTTGTTGTACAAACAGCATTTTTTATGAGTCCACCAAAATGGCACATAGGTCATGTTAGTTGGATTTATGAAGCAATAATGAGTAAAATTGACACAAATTATGAATTTTATTCTAAAGAATTTTCAGAATATCTTAATTCCTATTATCAACAATTTGGGGTTCCACATGACAAAGGCTTACGAGGAGTTGTGTCAAGGCCAACAACAGACCAAATTTTCCAATACTTTAACACAATAAATCAAAGAGTTGAGAAATTTATTGAAACACAAAAACTGAGTGAAGAATCAGCTAAAATGATCGTTATGGGATTCCATCATGAATGTCAACATCAAGAGCTGTTAGTATATGATTTGCAACATTTACTTGCAGAGCAATATAGACCAGTTAAAAAAAATGAAATCCCAAAAACAAGTGAAATGGAGAAAAAGTCAGTTACGATAGAGGGGGGAATTTACACCATGGGAAATAATGGAAAAGGATTTTGTTATGATATTGAATTACCAGAACACAAGGTGTTCCTAGAAAATTACAAAATCGACATATTTCCTGTTACAAATGAGCAATATCTTGAATTTATTGAAGATGGAGGATATAGTACATACAAGTATTGGTTATCAGATGGATGGGAGAAAGTCAAAGACAACAAATGGACATCTCCAATGTATTGGGAAAAAATTGACAATATTTGGTATGTAAGAGATTTTCTAGGAATTAGAAAAATTAATCCAAAAGAACCAGTTTGTCATGTTAGCTTTTACGAAGCAGATGCATACTGTAAATGGGCAGGAAAAAGACTACCATCAGAGGCTGAATGGGAAAAAGCAGCATGTTGGAATAAAGAAAAACAAGAAAAAACAGTCTTTCCATGGGGAAATGAAAACCCAACGTCAGAAAAATGTAATTTACTTGAATCATACAATTGGGGCTGTTCAGAAATAGGGGCATATCCAGATGGAATTAGTCATTATGGATGCCATCAGATGATAGGAGATATTTGGGAATGGACATCATCAGAATTTACAGGTTATCCAGGATTCAAGTCAGGTTTTGATGAATATAATGACAAATGGTTTACAAATCAAAAAGTTTTGAGAGGAGGATCTTTTGGAACACCAAAAATGTCAATTAGAGGAAGTTACAGAAACTTCTTTAGACTAGATGAACGTTGGTTATTTTCAGGATTCAGATGTGCTGAAGACATCTAA
- the proS gene encoding proline--tRNA ligase, translating to MGKEDVGITVSKKEDFSEWYTQVVLKAKLADYAPVKGLIVLRPDGYSIWESLRDTFDKKFSKNGIRNGFLPILIPESLLGKEQKHFAGFNPEVFWVTHSGTNEVGDRLALRPTSETLAYTLYSKWIQSWRDLPLKINFWNTALRAEIKATKPFLRTSEFLWQEGHTVHTTKEEAEKEVMKILDIYKNTVEEELAIPVTTGKKSEKEKFVGAVYTTTMESIMPDGKALQMGTSHFLGQNFSKPFEVKFADKDNVEHFAWQTSWGVSWRLIGAMIMAHGDDKGLVLPPKVAPIQVVIVPIYRNEEGENKVMPKVEEIRNQLEAKEIRVSIDDREGLSPGYKFNDWEMKGVPLRIEIGPKDLEKDSMIVAKRYNSEKLTINFAEIEKIFAILDEIQIEMLKKARKDADSNTINISNYTDFKSKIEKGGFFNSPWCGKLECEDKIKEETGAEIRVIPFESEDTSQKCIYCQEQSASIPIFARGY from the coding sequence TTGGGTAAAGAAGACGTAGGAATTACAGTTTCAAAAAAAGAAGATTTCAGTGAATGGTATACCCAAGTGGTTCTCAAAGCAAAACTTGCAGATTATGCACCTGTAAAAGGATTAATCGTACTAAGACCAGATGGATATTCAATTTGGGAATCGTTAAGAGACACATTTGATAAGAAATTTTCTAAAAATGGGATTAGAAATGGGTTTTTGCCAATTTTGATTCCTGAATCACTGTTAGGAAAAGAACAGAAACATTTTGCAGGGTTCAATCCAGAAGTGTTTTGGGTAACACATTCTGGAACAAACGAAGTCGGAGACAGATTAGCATTAAGGCCAACATCAGAAACTTTAGCATATACATTATATTCAAAATGGATTCAGAGTTGGAGAGATTTACCTCTAAAAATCAACTTTTGGAATACCGCATTAAGAGCAGAAATTAAAGCAACGAAACCATTTCTTAGAACGTCAGAATTTTTGTGGCAAGAAGGCCACACAGTTCACACCACAAAAGAAGAGGCAGAAAAAGAAGTAATGAAAATACTAGACATCTACAAAAATACAGTTGAAGAAGAATTGGCAATTCCTGTAACAACAGGTAAAAAAAGTGAAAAAGAGAAATTCGTGGGCGCAGTATACACAACAACCATGGAATCAATCATGCCAGATGGAAAGGCATTGCAAATGGGCACATCACATTTCTTAGGACAAAATTTTTCAAAACCATTTGAAGTAAAATTTGCTGATAAAGATAATGTCGAACATTTTGCTTGGCAAACATCATGGGGAGTGTCTTGGAGATTAATTGGCGCAATGATCATGGCTCATGGTGATGACAAAGGGTTGGTGTTGCCACCAAAAGTAGCACCAATTCAAGTAGTAATTGTTCCAATTTATCGAAACGAAGAAGGGGAAAACAAAGTAATGCCAAAAGTGGAAGAAATTAGAAATCAACTTGAAGCTAAAGAAATCAGAGTAAGCATAGATGATAGAGAAGGATTGTCTCCAGGTTACAAATTTAATGATTGGGAAATGAAAGGAGTCCCATTAAGAATTGAAATAGGCCCCAAAGACTTAGAAAAAGATAGCATGATTGTTGCTAAACGATACAATTCAGAAAAATTAACAATAAATTTTGCAGAAATAGAAAAAATATTTGCAATTCTAGATGAAATTCAAATAGAGATGCTGAAAAAAGCCAGAAAAGATGCAGACAGCAACACAATAAACATTTCAAATTATACAGATTTTAAATCTAAAATCGAAAAAGGAGGATTCTTCAATTCACCATGGTGTGGAAAATTAGAATGCGAAGACAAAATCAAAGAAGAAACGGGAGCAGAAATCAGAGTAATTCCATTTGAGAGTGAAGATACCAGTCAAAAATGCATCTATTGTCAAGAGCAAAGTGCATCAATACCAATTTTTGCAAGAGGGTACTAG
- the serB gene encoding phosphoserine phosphatase SerB — MLVIFDVEGVLYDEEYLPILAEKLNKQDEIWEITKQGIQGKINWEEGLRTRVAALKGLDEKTCQEVSDALPIMTGAKEACRALKAAGWKLMAVSGGFTLMMERLQKELGLDYVYSNELLFKDGKLDGVTINVDSDKSKSARIKIEEWGEKKEDIVCVVDGANDVKLFDICGLGIAYRAQDLVKDLATTTLEEKDLSKIIDIINKHYKLELEAVTPA, encoded by the coding sequence TTGTTAGTAATTTTTGATGTTGAGGGAGTTTTGTATGATGAAGAATATCTCCCAATTCTTGCAGAAAAACTCAACAAACAAGATGAAATTTGGGAAATTACAAAACAAGGAATTCAAGGAAAAATTAACTGGGAAGAAGGATTGCGAACTAGAGTAGCTGCACTAAAAGGACTAGATGAAAAAACTTGTCAAGAAGTTTCTGATGCTTTACCTATAATGACAGGTGCAAAAGAAGCTTGTAGAGCATTAAAGGCTGCTGGATGGAAGTTGATGGCTGTATCTGGCGGATTCACTTTGATGATGGAACGATTACAAAAAGAATTAGGCTTGGATTATGTTTATTCAAATGAATTGTTATTCAAAGATGGAAAACTTGATGGCGTCACCATTAACGTCGATTCTGATAAATCCAAATCTGCAAGAATAAAAATTGAAGAATGGGGAGAGAAAAAAGAAGATATTGTATGTGTGGTAGATGGCGCAAACGATGTAAAATTATTTGATATTTGTGGATTGGGAATTGCCTATCGAGCACAAGATCTTGTAAAAGATTTGGCAACTACAACTCTGGAAGAAAAAGATCTTTCTAAAATTATTGATATAATCAACAAACACTACAAGCTTGAATTAGAAGCTGTCACTCCTGCATAA